In Streptomyces hawaiiensis, one genomic interval encodes:
- a CDS encoding MarR family transcriptional regulator has translation MEPETFPEELADALVGVQRLIRRRLRRQMPDPRLRGAEVELLRLVLARPGVGISDAAKDLGLAANSVSTLVNQLVRAGYLVRETDPADRRAARLLPAPAAETRLREWRRRRAELVRRHVSRLDEPDREALLAAIPALRKLADTLHEETEDS, from the coding sequence ATGGAGCCGGAGACCTTCCCCGAAGAGCTGGCCGACGCACTCGTCGGCGTCCAGCGGCTGATCCGGCGGCGCCTGCGGCGGCAGATGCCCGACCCGCGACTGCGTGGCGCCGAGGTGGAACTGCTGCGCCTGGTCCTGGCCCGGCCCGGTGTCGGCATCTCCGACGCGGCCAAGGACCTCGGTCTGGCGGCCAACTCGGTGTCCACCCTGGTCAACCAGCTGGTGAGGGCGGGCTACCTGGTCCGCGAGACCGACCCGGCCGACCGGCGCGCCGCCCGGCTGCTGCCCGCCCCCGCCGCCGAGACACGGCTGCGCGAGTGGCGCCGGCGCCGCGCCGAACTCGTACGCCGCCATGTCTCGCGCCTCGACGAACCGGACCGTGAGGCGCTGCTCGCGGCGATCCCGGCCCTGCGCAAGCTGGCCGACACCCTGCACGAGGAGACCGAGGACTCATGA
- a CDS encoding pep a2, with product MKTAVPCYYHLDVEVSPERVGQVSRILAAHLKFWDLDNLVQPVCGGAEMLLKAIDEHATDKHTSIEMWWNGQHLITAIGDNDRALRPDQELRGCLEHLAAMSDGWGCCATETGSKVIWFSQRARAGERVPLVPTAPAPRESEGLDVPREERIAQLARPAGTPGELLEEAR from the coding sequence ATGAAGACCGCAGTGCCCTGCTACTACCACCTCGACGTGGAAGTCAGCCCGGAACGGGTGGGACAGGTCAGCCGAATTCTGGCCGCTCACCTGAAGTTCTGGGACCTGGACAACCTGGTCCAGCCCGTCTGCGGCGGTGCCGAGATGCTGCTCAAGGCCATCGACGAACACGCCACGGACAAGCACACGTCGATCGAGATGTGGTGGAACGGGCAGCACCTGATCACCGCCATCGGGGACAACGACCGCGCCCTGCGCCCGGACCAGGAACTGCGAGGCTGCCTGGAGCACCTCGCGGCCATGAGCGACGGCTGGGGCTGCTGCGCCACCGAGACCGGCAGCAAGGTCATCTGGTTTTCGCAGCGCGCCCGCGCCGGCGAACGCGTCCCGCTGGTGCCGACCGCTCCCGCCCCGCGGGAGAGCGAGGGTCTCGACGTGCCCCGCGAGGAGCGGATCGCGCAGCTGGCCAGGCCGGCCGGCACGCCGGGTGAGCTCCTGGAGGAGGCCCGGTGA
- the glgX gene encoding glycogen debranching protein GlgX has protein sequence MTRRQTRKGASAWSGRPYPLGASYDGEGTNFALFSEVAERVELVLVDDAGAHTQVRLNEVDGFVWHGYLPGIGPGQRYGYRVHGPWAPAAGHRCNPAKLLLDPYARAVEGQIDNHPSLYERNPDGPDPADSAGHTMLGVVTDPAFDWGDDARPCRPYADTVIYEAHVKGMTRTHPEVPEELRGTYAGLAHPAAVEHLTSLGVTAVELMPVHQFVHDGVLHDRGLANYWGYNTIGFFAPHNGYAAHGTRGGQVAEFKQMVKTLHAAGLEVILDVVYNHTAEGNERGPTLSFRGIDNSSYYRLVDGDWEHYYDTTGTGNSLLMRHPYVLQLIMDSLRYWVTEMHVDGFRFDLAATLARQFHEVDRLSAFFDLIQQDPVISRVKLIAEPWDVGEGGYQVGNFPPLWSEWNGMYRDAVRDFWRGEDHTLGEFASRLTGSSDLYQHSRRRPRASVNFVTAHDGFTLRDLVSYNDKHNEDNGEDNQDGESTNRSWNCGAEGATRDPAVLELRTRQQRNFLATLLLSQGIPMLSHGDELGRTQDGNNNAYCQDNEISWIDWRLTEEQRDLLEFTRYVIRLRTGHPVLRRRRFFLGETLTRADQPLPDLVWLAPDAREMTDDDWERGDAHSVGVFLNGDAIAEPDPCGRPVVDDSFLVLFNSHWEPVDFRLPNASYGERWKALIDTADPEGTPDESEHKAGTGLTVGARSLVLLSRPSRASREKE, from the coding sequence GTGACCCGCCGGCAGACTCGGAAAGGGGCGTCAGCCTGGAGCGGGCGCCCCTACCCGCTGGGTGCCTCCTACGACGGGGAGGGCACCAACTTCGCGCTCTTCAGCGAGGTCGCCGAACGCGTCGAGCTGGTCCTCGTCGACGACGCCGGCGCCCACACCCAGGTGCGGCTGAACGAGGTCGACGGTTTCGTGTGGCACGGCTACCTCCCCGGCATCGGCCCCGGCCAGCGCTACGGCTACCGGGTGCACGGGCCGTGGGCCCCGGCCGCGGGGCACCGCTGCAACCCGGCGAAACTGCTGCTCGACCCGTACGCCCGCGCGGTGGAGGGGCAGATCGACAACCACCCCTCGCTCTACGAGCGCAACCCGGACGGCCCCGACCCGGCCGACAGCGCCGGGCACACCATGCTCGGCGTGGTGACCGACCCGGCCTTCGACTGGGGTGACGACGCCCGGCCCTGCCGGCCCTACGCCGACACGGTGATCTACGAGGCACACGTCAAGGGCATGACCCGCACCCATCCCGAGGTGCCCGAGGAACTCCGGGGCACCTACGCCGGGCTGGCGCACCCCGCGGCCGTCGAGCACCTGACCTCCCTGGGCGTCACGGCCGTGGAGCTGATGCCGGTCCACCAGTTCGTCCACGACGGGGTGCTGCACGACCGCGGCCTGGCCAACTACTGGGGCTACAACACCATCGGCTTCTTCGCGCCCCACAACGGCTACGCCGCCCACGGCACGCGCGGGGGGCAGGTCGCCGAGTTCAAGCAGATGGTGAAGACCCTGCACGCCGCCGGGCTCGAAGTGATCCTCGACGTGGTCTACAACCACACGGCCGAGGGCAACGAGAGGGGCCCCACCCTCTCCTTCCGCGGCATCGACAACTCCTCGTACTACCGCCTGGTCGACGGCGACTGGGAGCACTACTACGACACCACCGGCACCGGCAACAGCCTGCTGATGCGGCACCCCTACGTCCTTCAGCTGATCATGGACTCGCTGCGGTACTGGGTGACCGAGATGCACGTCGACGGCTTCCGCTTCGACCTCGCGGCGACACTGGCCCGGCAGTTCCACGAGGTGGACCGGCTGTCGGCGTTCTTCGACCTCATCCAGCAGGACCCGGTGATCAGCCGCGTCAAGCTGATCGCCGAGCCGTGGGACGTCGGCGAGGGCGGTTACCAGGTGGGCAACTTCCCGCCGCTGTGGTCGGAGTGGAACGGCATGTACCGCGACGCGGTCCGCGACTTCTGGCGCGGCGAGGACCACACGCTCGGCGAGTTCGCCTCCCGGCTGACGGGCTCCTCCGACCTGTACCAGCACAGCAGGCGCCGGCCGCGCGCCAGCGTCAACTTCGTCACCGCGCACGACGGCTTCACCCTGCGCGACCTCGTCTCGTACAACGACAAGCACAACGAGGACAACGGCGAGGACAACCAGGACGGCGAGAGCACCAACCGGTCCTGGAACTGCGGCGCCGAGGGCGCGACACGCGACCCGGCCGTGCTGGAGCTGCGCACGCGCCAGCAGCGCAACTTCCTCGCCACGCTGCTGCTCTCCCAGGGTATCCCGATGCTCTCCCACGGCGACGAACTCGGGCGCACCCAGGACGGCAACAACAACGCCTACTGCCAGGACAACGAGATCTCCTGGATCGACTGGCGGCTCACCGAGGAGCAGCGCGACCTGCTGGAGTTCACCCGGTACGTCATCCGGCTCCGTACGGGACACCCCGTGCTGCGCCGCCGCCGCTTCTTCCTCGGCGAGACGCTGACCCGGGCGGACCAGCCGCTGCCCGACCTGGTGTGGCTGGCGCCGGACGCCCGCGAGATGACCGACGACGACTGGGAACGCGGCGACGCGCACTCCGTCGGCGTCTTCCTCAACGGTGACGCCATCGCCGAACCCGACCCGTGCGGCCGCCCGGTCGTCGACGACTCCTTCCTCGTGCTCTTCAACAGCCACTGGGAGCCGGTCGACTTCCGCCTGCCGAACGCCTCCTACGGCGAGCGCTGGAAGGCCCTCATCGACACGGCCGACCCCGAGGGCACGCCCGACGAGTCGGAGCACAAGGCGGGGACGGGTCTCACCGTCGGAGCCCGCAGCCTGGTCCTGCTGTCCCGGCCGTCCCGGGCGTCGCGCGAGAAGGAGTGA
- a CDS encoding VOC family protein, which produces MNHDMPSSSGTKDVVSSHSVFGAPCWVSLTSRDVKATEEFYGAVLGWQWRPAKLGDRFRIALADGSPVAGIAGVATMWQMAVAWTPYFAVRSADDAVARVQERMGTVAVGPISLPPGRAALLADRDGATFGIWEGDLFTDWETWRNAQPAFITLHTRDAFDAAIFYGEVLDWASQRPGCCEVHYEGGEVVLRSRGDVVARIESGALGAAPDPAIRPHWQVHFSVDDVEACARAAELHGGSVLSKGSHEAVLRDHDGAQFTVTARRDR; this is translated from the coding sequence ATGAACCACGACATGCCCAGCTCCTCCGGCACGAAGGACGTCGTCTCATCACACTCCGTGTTCGGCGCACCCTGCTGGGTGAGCCTGACCAGCCGGGACGTCAAGGCGACCGAGGAGTTCTACGGTGCCGTGCTGGGCTGGCAGTGGCGGCCGGCCAAGCTGGGCGACCGGTTCCGGATCGCGCTGGCGGACGGCTCGCCGGTGGCCGGGATCGCGGGGGTGGCGACCATGTGGCAGATGGCGGTGGCCTGGACGCCGTACTTCGCGGTGCGCAGTGCGGACGACGCGGTGGCGCGGGTGCAGGAGCGCATGGGCACGGTCGCGGTCGGGCCGATCTCACTGCCGCCGGGCCGGGCGGCACTGCTGGCCGACCGGGACGGGGCGACCTTCGGCATCTGGGAGGGCGACCTCTTCACCGACTGGGAGACCTGGCGCAACGCACAGCCGGCCTTCATCACGCTCCACACCCGTGACGCCTTCGACGCGGCGATCTTCTACGGCGAGGTCCTCGACTGGGCCTCCCAGCGCCCCGGCTGCTGCGAGGTCCACTACGAGGGCGGCGAGGTCGTGCTGCGCAGCCGCGGGGACGTGGTGGCCCGGATCGAGTCCGGTGCCCTGGGGGCGGCCCCGGACCCCGCGATCCGCCCGCACTGGCAGGTCCACTTCTCCGTGGACGACGTCGAGGCCTGTGCCCGAGCGGCCGAACTCCACGGCGGCAGCGTCCTGTCCAAGGGCAGCCACGAGGCGGTGCTGCGGGACCACGACGGCGCGCAGTTCACGGTGACCGCGCGCCGCGATCGCTGA
- a CDS encoding questin oxidase family protein — translation MDTHDTTGALEEALGRLHASGPERLGRLTNHAPMVVEALAAHGRADAVHRWLDLYRHKLEDLPGPVAPVTGADWREALGDPRRAADWIGHFGRALAEQPWRDVLAVWWPQLLPGMYGGSTHLVIRVGHAVRALEACVNAPRLAELAHGLGYWAARHRPVSGIAALPAAPSAARSLDAVPPIADPRGGFPDRLAAVRRLPLWADDVTDPDTARTRLAELVRAATHRYATHGHGEATMLVHAATAPNAVLRTLGSLPRALWAPSLHAAWTASAAVTAMYATAEPAPRVPAPRRTAEEMLERALAHGDEHVVKFTDTALDVGDGRALAAALRAVELSEPLVPN, via the coding sequence ATGGACACGCACGACACGACAGGGGCCCTCGAAGAGGCCCTCGGACGTCTGCACGCCTCGGGGCCGGAGCGGCTCGGCCGGCTCACCAATCACGCCCCCATGGTCGTGGAGGCGCTCGCCGCGCACGGCCGGGCGGACGCCGTGCACCGCTGGCTGGACCTGTACCGGCACAAGCTGGAGGACCTGCCCGGGCCCGTCGCTCCCGTGACCGGCGCCGACTGGCGTGAGGCGCTGGGGGATCCGCGCCGGGCCGCCGACTGGATCGGGCACTTCGGCCGCGCGCTCGCCGAGCAGCCGTGGCGGGACGTCCTCGCCGTGTGGTGGCCGCAGCTGCTGCCCGGGATGTACGGCGGATCCACGCATCTCGTCATCCGCGTCGGGCATGCCGTACGGGCCCTGGAGGCCTGCGTGAACGCGCCGCGGCTCGCCGAACTCGCGCACGGCCTGGGCTACTGGGCCGCCCGGCACCGGCCCGTCTCCGGTATCGCGGCCCTGCCCGCGGCGCCGAGTGCCGCGCGGTCCCTGGACGCCGTGCCGCCGATCGCCGATCCCCGGGGCGGATTCCCCGATCGGCTGGCGGCCGTACGACGGTTGCCGCTGTGGGCGGACGACGTGACCGACCCGGACACGGCCCGGACCCGCCTCGCCGAACTGGTCCGGGCCGCGACCCACCGCTACGCCACCCACGGCCACGGCGAGGCGACCATGCTGGTGCACGCGGCGACCGCGCCCAACGCCGTCCTGCGCACCCTCGGCTCCCTCCCCCGCGCGCTGTGGGCCCCGAGCCTGCACGCGGCGTGGACCGCGTCGGCGGCGGTCACGGCCATGTACGCCACCGCAGAGCCCGCCCCGCGTGTCCCCGCGCCCCGTCGCACGGCGGAGGAGATGCTGGAACGCGCCCTCGCGCACGGCGACGAGCACGTCGTCAAGTTCACCGACACCGCCCTCGACGTCGGCGACGGGCGGGCCCTGGCCGCCGCCCTGCGCGCGGTGGAACTGAGCGAACCGCTCGTCCCGAACTGA
- a CDS encoding DUF5133 domain-containing protein — MLLPAKAEVARQLRRYRAWERVMLAAPNDRTVRTTFEDSGYTLCVLMGKRCAREAADAAERYLRTNHVTYLQEQQITCLQEQHITCAQEPNERSRPAAAVRRRPSAAERRSPASERRSTAGR; from the coding sequence ATGCTGCTACCCGCCAAAGCCGAAGTCGCCCGGCAGTTGCGGCGTTACCGGGCCTGGGAACGCGTGATGCTCGCGGCACCGAACGACCGCACCGTGCGGACGACGTTCGAGGACTCCGGCTACACGCTCTGCGTGCTGATGGGCAAGCGCTGCGCGCGGGAGGCGGCGGACGCGGCCGAGCGGTACCTGCGCACGAACCACGTCACCTATCTGCAGGAACAGCAGATCACCTGCCTGCAGGAGCAGCACATCACCTGTGCGCAGGAACCGAACGAACGGTCTCGTCCCGCCGCGGCGGTCAGACGAAGACCGTCGGCGGCGGAGCGGAGATCCCCCGCTTCCGAGCGGAGATCCACGGCGGGAAGGTAA
- a CDS encoding ANTAR domain-containing protein → MPTDGGSDRIFELQEEVQQLKEAVVSHAVVDQAIGMVVALGRISPDQGWAVLKEVSQHTNIKLRNVAELILVWGRTGVMPEEIRAALEDALDRTGPTQIPGSPPEA, encoded by the coding sequence ATGCCCACGGACGGGGGCTCGGATCGGATCTTCGAGCTGCAGGAAGAAGTCCAGCAGCTGAAGGAGGCGGTCGTCTCCCACGCCGTCGTGGACCAGGCGATCGGGATGGTCGTGGCGCTCGGCCGGATCTCGCCCGACCAGGGGTGGGCCGTGCTGAAGGAGGTCTCCCAGCACACCAACATCAAGCTGCGCAACGTCGCGGAACTGATCCTCGTCTGGGGGCGCACGGGCGTGATGCCCGAGGAGATCCGGGCCGCGCTGGAGGACGCCCTCGACCGCACCGGACCGACGCAGATCCCCGGATCGCCGCCGGAGGCGTGA
- a CDS encoding RNA polymerase sigma factor SigF codes for MRIAGSTRPHPHDDAPDTAAAFARLARLPEGPERKALRDELVEAWLPMAERIAVRFRGRGEALEDLYQVAALGLVKAVDHYDPARGNAFEAYAVPTVTGEIKRHFRDHMWTLHVPRRVQDLRNRVRHAAKELSQTTPGRSPTVAEIAEYAQLTEGEVRTGMEALECFSALSLEAEMPGTDGYALGDAIGGPDPAFDIVVNRVAVRPCLEALPERERIILYLRFFKGMTQSRIAEQLGISQMHVSRLLSSCFAHLREELLTEAR; via the coding sequence ATGCGTATCGCCGGCAGCACCCGCCCGCACCCCCACGACGACGCGCCCGACACCGCCGCGGCGTTCGCCCGTCTCGCGCGGCTGCCCGAGGGGCCCGAGCGCAAGGCCCTGCGGGACGAACTGGTCGAGGCCTGGCTCCCCATGGCCGAGCGGATCGCCGTCCGCTTCCGGGGCCGTGGCGAGGCCCTCGAGGATCTGTACCAGGTGGCCGCTCTCGGCCTCGTGAAGGCGGTGGACCACTACGACCCGGCCCGTGGCAACGCCTTCGAGGCGTACGCGGTGCCGACGGTCACCGGCGAGATCAAGCGCCACTTCCGTGACCACATGTGGACGCTGCACGTGCCCCGCCGGGTCCAGGACCTGCGCAACCGGGTGCGGCACGCCGCCAAGGAGCTGTCCCAGACCACCCCGGGCCGCTCCCCCACGGTCGCCGAGATCGCCGAGTACGCCCAGCTCACCGAGGGCGAGGTACGCACCGGCATGGAGGCCCTGGAGTGCTTCTCCGCGCTGTCGCTGGAGGCGGAGATGCCCGGGACCGACGGCTACGCCCTCGGGGACGCGATCGGCGGGCCCGACCCGGCCTTCGACATCGTCGTCAACCGCGTGGCCGTCAGGCCCTGTCTGGAGGCGCTGCCGGAGCGCGAGCGGATCATTCTCTATCTGCGGTTCTTCAAGGGCATGACGCAGAGCCGCATCGCGGAGCAGCTCGGCATCTCTCAGATGCACGTCTCCCGGTTGCTCAGCAGCTGCTTCGCCCATCTGCGTGAGGAGCTGCTGACCGAGGCGCGGTGA
- a CDS encoding ABC transporter ATP-binding protein — protein MTRDTAPPRADGSAPPRADAVACTGLTHTFGDHTAVDGLDLTVRQGEVFGLLGPNGAGKTTAIRCITTLLPVPAGMVRVFGHDAAGDRMAVRRLLGYVPQQLSADAGLTGRENVALFARVFDVPRGERAERVAQALAAVDLADAADRLAATYSGGMVRRLELAQALVSAPRLLILDEPTIGLDPIARTGVWEHIGAVREATGMTVLVTTHYMDEADHYCDRVALMHRGRIRALGTPAELREGLGARRRAAGAAPDALPTLEDVFRDVAGSGLDDEAGDFRDVRSTRRTARRVG, from the coding sequence ATGACGCGGGACACCGCCCCACCCCGGGCCGACGGGAGCGCCCCACCCCGGGCCGACGCCGTCGCCTGCACCGGGCTCACCCACACCTTCGGCGACCACACCGCCGTCGACGGACTCGATCTCACCGTCCGGCAGGGCGAGGTCTTCGGGCTGCTCGGGCCCAACGGCGCGGGCAAGACCACCGCCATCCGCTGCATCACCACCCTGCTGCCCGTGCCCGCCGGCATGGTCCGCGTCTTCGGCCACGACGCCGCCGGGGACCGCATGGCCGTACGCCGCCTGCTCGGCTACGTGCCGCAGCAGCTGTCCGCGGACGCCGGGCTCACCGGGCGGGAGAACGTCGCCCTGTTCGCGAGGGTCTTCGACGTGCCCCGCGGGGAACGCGCCGAGCGCGTCGCCCAGGCCCTGGCCGCGGTGGACCTCGCCGACGCCGCCGACCGGCTGGCCGCCACGTACTCCGGCGGCATGGTCCGCCGGCTCGAACTCGCCCAGGCCCTGGTCAGCGCCCCGCGCCTGCTCATCCTCGACGAACCCACCATCGGCCTCGACCCGATCGCCCGCACCGGCGTGTGGGAGCACATCGGCGCCGTCCGCGAGGCCACCGGCATGACCGTGCTCGTGACCACCCACTACATGGACGAGGCCGACCACTACTGCGACCGGGTCGCCCTGATGCACCGCGGCCGGATCCGGGCCCTCGGCACCCCGGCCGAGCTCCGGGAGGGGCTGGGCGCACGCCGCCGCGCCGCGGGCGCGGCCCCGGACGCGCTGCCCACGCTGGAAGACGTCTTCCGGGACGTGGCCGGCAGCGGTCTCGACGACGAGGCAGGAGATTTCCGCGATGTCCGAAGCACCCGCCGCACCGCGCGCCGTGTCGGCTGA
- a CDS encoding ABC transporter permease — MSEAPAAPRAVSADPARAHGIDLLLKPPQPRAGWRLLPARVGAMCAVELQKLRHDRTELYTRAIQPALWLLIFGQTFSRIKAIPTGGIPYVDYLAPGIIAQSAMFIAIFYGIQIIWERDAGVLNKLLVTPTPRSALITGKAFAAGVKSLVQAAVVLLIAAVLGVALTWNPLKLLAVAAIVVLGSAFFSCLSMTIAGIVLSRDRLMGIGQAITMPLFFGSNALYPVSVMPGWLQAISGANPLSYEVDALRGLLLGTPHHLGSDFAVLFVAAALGVAAASALLGRLAR, encoded by the coding sequence ATGTCCGAAGCACCCGCCGCACCGCGCGCCGTGTCGGCTGACCCCGCCCGCGCCCACGGCATCGACCTGCTGCTGAAACCCCCGCAGCCCCGCGCGGGCTGGCGGCTGCTGCCCGCCCGTGTCGGAGCGATGTGCGCGGTCGAGCTGCAGAAGCTGCGCCACGACCGCACCGAGCTGTACACCCGCGCCATCCAGCCGGCCCTCTGGCTGCTGATCTTCGGTCAGACCTTCAGCCGTATCAAGGCGATCCCCACCGGCGGCATCCCCTACGTCGACTACCTGGCGCCCGGCATCATCGCGCAGTCCGCGATGTTCATCGCCATCTTCTACGGCATCCAGATCATCTGGGAGCGCGACGCCGGGGTCCTCAACAAGCTCCTCGTCACTCCGACCCCGCGGTCGGCGCTGATCACCGGCAAGGCGTTCGCGGCCGGGGTGAAGTCGCTCGTCCAGGCCGCCGTCGTCCTCCTCATCGCCGCCGTGCTCGGCGTGGCCCTGACCTGGAACCCGCTCAAGCTGCTCGCCGTCGCCGCGATCGTCGTCCTCGGCTCGGCGTTCTTCTCCTGCCTGTCGATGACCATCGCCGGCATCGTCCTGAGCCGCGACCGCCTCATGGGCATCGGTCAGGCGATCACGATGCCGCTGTTCTTCGGCTCCAACGCCCTGTACCCGGTGTCCGTGATGCCCGGCTGGCTCCAGGCGATCAGCGGGGCCAACCCGCTCAGCTACGAAGTGGACGCCCTGCGCGGCCTGCTCCTCGGCACACCCCACCATCTGGGGTCCGACTTCGCGGTGCTGTTCGTCGCCGCCGCGCTCGGCGTCGCCGCCGCCTCGGCCCTGCTGGGCCGGCTGGCCCGTTGA
- the hemC gene encoding hydroxymethylbilane synthase: protein MSVPELIRIVSRDSPMALAQVERVRAELAAAHPGVRTEVVPVKTTGDKWMGDLSQVEGKGAFTKEVDAALLAGEADLAVHCVKDVPADRPLPAGTVFAAFLKRDDIRDALIHPGGLTLDELPAGTRIGTSSVRRVAQLAATHPHLECVPFRGNANRRLAKLAAGEADALLLAVSGLERIGREDVISEVLSTETMMPPIGAGVLALQCREDDAALIDAVSGLGDPDTYRETTAERMFLHVLQGHCNSPIAGFAQVDRSGELSLRACVFTPDGKTRLNAHEWAGRLDPATLGTSVAVALLRQGAREIIDGIAH from the coding sequence ATGTCCGTCCCCGAACTGATTCGCATCGTCTCCCGCGACTCCCCCATGGCGCTCGCCCAGGTGGAGCGCGTCCGGGCCGAGTTGGCGGCCGCCCATCCCGGAGTGCGCACCGAGGTCGTGCCGGTGAAGACCACCGGCGACAAATGGATGGGCGATCTGTCCCAGGTCGAGGGCAAGGGCGCGTTCACCAAAGAGGTCGACGCGGCGCTGCTGGCCGGCGAGGCCGACCTCGCGGTGCACTGCGTGAAGGACGTGCCCGCCGACCGGCCGCTCCCGGCGGGCACGGTGTTCGCCGCGTTCCTCAAGCGGGACGACATCCGCGACGCCCTGATCCACCCGGGCGGGCTCACCCTGGACGAGCTGCCGGCCGGGACCCGGATCGGCACCTCCTCGGTGCGCCGCGTCGCACAGCTGGCCGCCACGCATCCCCACCTGGAGTGCGTGCCGTTCCGCGGCAACGCCAACCGGCGCCTGGCGAAGCTGGCCGCCGGGGAGGCGGACGCCCTGCTGCTCGCGGTCTCCGGCCTGGAGCGCATCGGCCGCGAGGACGTGATCAGCGAGGTCCTCTCCACCGAGACGATGATGCCGCCCATCGGCGCGGGCGTGCTGGCGCTGCAGTGCCGCGAGGACGACGCCGCGCTGATCGACGCGGTGAGCGGTCTCGGCGACCCGGACACCTACCGGGAGACCACCGCCGAGCGCATGTTCCTGCATGTGCTGCAGGGACACTGCAACAGCCCCATCGCCGGATTCGCACAGGTGGACCGCAGCGGCGAACTGTCCCTGCGGGCCTGTGTGTTCACCCCGGACGGCAAGACGCGCCTGAACGCCCACGAGTGGGCGGGACGGCTGGACCCCGCCACGCTCGGCACCTCGGTCGCGGTGGCCCTGCTGCGCCAGGGAGCCCGCGAGATCATCGACGGCATCGCGCACTGA
- a CDS encoding NPP1 family protein, whose translation MSSRPFAHRRRWLTGAAGAAALVLAFPATAFAAPPPALPANADALEKTYQPAYDYDTDGCYSTAAIGTDGAVNGGLNPTGALNGDCRDASDLDNTNGYARSKCNNGWCAILYALYFEKDQAVAGSGIGGHRHDFEHVAVFVQDNQVKYVSTSAHGGFTVYAASGVRFDGTHAKIVYHKDGVRTHCFRAANSNDEPPENHKGTWQYPALVGWNGFPAGVRDKLTSYDFGSANFGLKDGNFANHLASAKPSGIAFDPYA comes from the coding sequence GTGTCGTCACGCCCGTTCGCCCACCGCAGGAGATGGCTCACCGGAGCAGCCGGTGCCGCCGCCCTCGTCCTCGCCTTCCCCGCCACGGCCTTCGCCGCCCCGCCGCCGGCGCTGCCCGCCAACGCGGACGCCCTGGAGAAGACGTACCAGCCCGCCTACGACTACGACACCGACGGCTGCTACTCCACGGCCGCGATCGGCACGGACGGCGCCGTGAACGGCGGGCTCAACCCGACCGGCGCCCTGAACGGCGACTGCCGGGACGCCTCGGACCTCGACAACACCAACGGCTACGCGCGTTCCAAGTGCAACAACGGCTGGTGCGCCATCCTGTACGCCCTCTACTTCGAGAAGGACCAGGCCGTGGCCGGGAGCGGCATCGGCGGTCACCGGCACGACTTCGAGCACGTCGCGGTGTTCGTGCAGGACAACCAGGTCAAGTACGTGTCGACGTCCGCTCACGGCGGGTTCACGGTGTACGCGGCGTCCGGGGTCCGCTTCGACGGCACGCACGCGAAGATCGTCTACCACAAGGACGGCGTCAGGACCCATTGCTTCCGCGCGGCCAACTCCAACGACGAGCCGCCGGAGAACCACAAGGGCACCTGGCAGTACCCGGCGCTGGTCGGCTGGAACGGCTTCCCTGCCGGGGTGCGCGACAAGCTCACGTCGTACGACTTCGGCAGCGCCAACTTCGGCCTGAAGGACGGCAACTTCGCCAACCACCTGGCATCCGCCAAGCCCTCCGGCATCGCCTTCGACCCGTACGCCTGA